A window of Eucalyptus grandis isolate ANBG69807.140 chromosome 4, ASM1654582v1, whole genome shotgun sequence genomic DNA:
CCCTTAACTTCaaagtcctttgcattttcccaaagactttccccaaaagtccaaccaaacgcaccctatcaTATGCAGATAAAATGCTCGAAAGCTTCGATACACCATACCCATTGTCgacagaaaaaaggaagaaactgtTGAAGATACCATTGCCATCTTGACATTGATTTTAATTGATGCCGATTAGTCTATTGttagaaaattagaatattgtgtattaggaaaatttcttttccacattctatattttttttcttcctaagaTAGTTTTGCTCCTATGTATTATAAATAGGAATCAGATTGTACATCATTAATCAGTGAAAAGCAATATACAATACACTTACCCTCcaatttttcactcaaatttATGACAGAAACCCATTGGTAAGATCTCAATCGAAGAAGAGTGTGTCCATGCAATTCAGGTAAGATGACATGTGGGAGAGAGTGATTCGCCAAGTGGAATAATGGAATTTACTAGCGTAACTTACACAAATTACCATTACTAAAATGATTACTAATTGTGGACCAAAGTTCAGTTCATGAGTTCACACTCATTTAAGTGGTTACTTCCTTGCATTGTTGATTAGGAATTGCTCCTCCAATTTCAAATCCTTACACGGGAAGAAATCTGTCCTTTTCACCTTAAAGCTGAACACCACAAAAGAGACATAATTAAACTAATGATGGAGATGGAAAAGAGAGTGAATGAGCAGGTAAAAACAAGTTTAATTTAGAACGGCGCTCTCGGACCCGGGTCGGTTTCGACTGGTTCCAAAGGTCAAGAAAGATCAAACCTTGGttaagaaaaagcaaaacctAACCCTCACGCATTTCTGGGATCAAGAGACCACCGCCCACGTTTGAAGTGTAGAAGGGGGCTTCACTTTCTCTGCACTTCCCTGGAAAATTTGACGACAGCGATACTACTGATACGAAGAGAGGTCGAGCAAGAGGACAAAGAAAGGTGCTCGTCTCGGCAGATGAACCGTTACGACTCGGGTTCGGATTTTACGGGTGCGACAAGAGCGGTAGTTATTTTCGGAAGTTTGAAAAGTCCTACgttttctgtcttttctttaACTGAAGTGGGGCCCGTTTCAGCTTATCCCGTTAATTCTTTTGGGCGGCAATGCCGCCTTGAGGATTAAGATTTCGTGTGGAGCGGGAACTCTCGTTCTTGCTAGGGTCTTCCTTGATGAACTTAGATACAGAAAAAGTTCGAGAGTtcgagggttttttttttttttttttttttttttggacagagAGTTCGAGGGTTTGATCGTGCAAGTCAGCAAATTCAAGACCCATgtagagggagaaaaaaaaaaagcaagttcAAGGATCGTTATTCATaccctttttcaaaataaattaaacaagaGGTAAGTCCTTGAACCGTAGACAAAATATCTCTAAATCTGAACCCCAAATGCCGAAAAGCCTTCTTAAATTGCAATTCACAATCAACAGCCGACAAATCTAAGTCATTTCTGAATCGAGTAACtcagaaaaaatgaaatagcaTGACCATGTGATGTGCTGTCATATTAACAAATTGGGTATATCAAATCCATATGATGTCATTCCACAAGCATGGCGTATGATTTGCATTTGAACGATGTATCATCTCTCTCCCTTGCCAGCCCCCTGCAAAACATAGGAGCGTGCAGTGTGTACGAGTACGAAGCATCTGTTGACCGACTTCAAAGATGGAAAAACCTCCATTTTCTCGAAAGCATTTCAACTAGAGGGAAATATCAGCTAAAAAGATTATCCAGGTTTTAAATGGACCGACCAACAACCACCCTTTTTCAACACAAgcgaggaggagagagagcactATCCTAAAGTGATGGAGATATGCGGAAGGCCATGTTCGTGGGGTGTGGGGAAATACATTCAATCTAGAAGCTGCTAATTCACTGCTTGAATTGACCCCACAATTTGAATATACAATAAAGGGTATGGTTATCCACGGTTGCTTTTAATTAATCTgctcttctttatcttttttatgtATTCACCATCGCACTTCACTTTATTTTCGTGAATGCCACGAGGTTAGTCAAACAATCCTCACCCGATTAATCGATGTCGATTTATTAGTGAATCATCCTCAAACATATATTGCTCATCGATATAAACACATATATAAAACATACACGAGTGACGCGTGGAAAAATGTATTTGTAGATGTATTCAATCAataaagaacagaaaaaatctAAGCCCTCCTCCATAATTTATCTTAACGTAGAAGAGATGGGATGTGAAGTTGACTAATTTTAGTAAATCAAAAGttatctttgaccaaaaaataaataaataaataaacatcatTGGTGATGACATCTCATGTAAGTTTCGAGGAAGCTCGTAACATCAACTTCTGAATTTAATGTGTTTTACCTTGGATGGAGATTTCTTGCTCTATGCCCTATTCGATTATCAACCCAAATTAGGAATGATCTCTACGTTTGGATATCCATACGATTGTCATCGTTTATAATGATCTGAGTTGATTAATCCAACCGCATGGAGTTCAATTAAGGGACATGTTGAGCTTATTCGAATGAGTGACAAGTGTAATTTCGAATTACCGAGTTCATTTAAGATGATACAGTAATTGTATCCCAAAAAAGTTGTGGATGGATAAATTTACTATGGAAAATCCAACTCATCAAACCTAGCACCAACAAGGATGGGCCATTTTCGTTGCTCGATTTTTCTCTACCATTTCTACCTTAAATCTATGCCAAATTCTGGATTTTCCCCTAATGAAACCTTTCACTCATTTATCCCAATTCCATTGGTCTTCTTGTTGATAATCATACAAATTTTTCACGAGATcttctattaactaattattaatCGTCTTCATTTAATAGTaacttggccaaaaaaaaaaaaaagagtagtgGAGGAGGaaatctccctccctcccccgcCCCCAAAATCCAAAGTAATAATAAGGATATGAAATGCACTCCTAACTTCATATTGATTAAGGGAAGACCTCTAGCCTATGCAAGTCGCTTTGATCCAAAATCATTTTGCAAGGAATTGGTAAAATTTGAACGGGTAACCTCTAGCTCTTGAGCTGAAAATCTCCCGATACCCCCAACCTACTGCAAGAACGCGGGGTTAACATCTTTTTCATAATCTATATAAGCTTAATCCCATGCGCGATTGGCCAAGACTCATGCGCTTGGCCAAACCTCCACCACGAGCAATGCACTCGGCCATAGTAAGGCCGTGACCATGGAATGACTCGGGACATGATTAACACCCTCAGTCCCAATCCACATTAAACTAAGCTCCCAATTTTGTTCAAATTGACTTAAAGATGCTGTCTTACGTTGGGGTGGCATGATGTTGATATTCTTTAATCCCTATAAACAAAATTGCTTCCGAAATGGCAAGCTCTGCCGCGAACGATCAAATGAACCGTTCGCAAAGGCTACCTACTTTGCAAATAATCAAGGTAGCTCAAAACACAAAGTAATCCCCCTTTTTAAAAACCTTATTAAACTTTTGAGAAGTCTTAACATGTAAAGCaatcctttttttatttcttcttcttttggctttttggagcctctcctttttcttttttcttttattgggttttttggcttttcaattttttcatcgGATCGCCTCAAATTCAATGGAGCTTGGTTTTTTGAACGGACAAGCTTGATTCGGAGAAGCTACATGCACTCTTCGCACATGTTCGAGCTCGGGTTAAATCAACATGATTGCACCAATGATGCAATTACAATATAACATCTCAACTTCTAAAACtgcaataaaattgaaaattagatTCTGCTACTCTGCTAGCATAGCAAGCCGCACGAGCATCACGAAGctctaaaaatttaagagagAATCGATGGTGATAAGATTAGAGTTGCATATGAAAGTACTCCTCCACTAgatataacaaaaattaataataaacaAAGAACACTCAAAAGATATCATTGggttactttttattttcattattacaTTTATATGGACGGTTGAATTTGGCAGATCTCCGTCAAAAGTATCATCAAGACTGATGAGTTGTTCCAGAAACACAATCCAATCATTATATTTCATCGCCttacagtttttatttttttgtcgaaatCACCTTAAAGTTAATTAACTCAATGCTGCATTGGCCATCTCTccgccttttcttttctttttttgctttttgtaattttaacaACGTCGGGTGTTCAGACTTTTCGACCAGATTAATGTTCTTACATAGATCATCGCCTCATTTCATGCATCAAGTGAGCTCAACTTGAAAGCAATTGAAATCGAGACGTCAAACTCGAAATGTCGGGTGTTCCACGTTTCAAATCGATCGGTCGGTGGACGGTCagcatctcaattgaatttccTAGTCCCCCTCGCTACGACTTGTCAAACAGAAAGCCCGTCAACTGATCTCGTCAGTCGGTAACTTAACCGATTTAATTCCAAGcatttcattttaaaaggaaaagaaaaaaaggtggaGTGGGCCCCACGGGTGGGGCCCTCAGATGAGGGACTCCCAAAACCAACGCGACACCGTCGGATCCAATCGAGCGGCTCCAGATCGGCCCCGGAACCGCGTCTCCCTCTACactcttcgtcttcgtcttcgtctaTTTATAGCTCTGCAGAACTCCAGCCGATgctctcatcatcatcaatcatcatcatcatcaccgaAACTTTTCACTTCGCAAAGCTCGCACTCTCAGACTTCACTGCTGAAACAAGATGGTGTCGCCGAGCGATCTGATGGCGTCCCTGAAAGCCCTGCTCGTGTCGGCCGGCGCGGTGTCCATTGCCGCCGCAGCCCTCAGAGCCTCTGTCCCATCGACCTCCGCCGACACTCTGGCGGCGCTCCTCTCATGCTTCAGGCCTCCGTACCACTTTGTCGTTGTCAACAGCATCATCATCGCCATCGCCGTCACCTCCAGGTGCTTCCACCACCCGCAGCCGGAGGCGGCCGCCGCCCCGGGGAGGATCGGGGTCGTGGAGGTAGCGGAGGCTGCGCCGGTGAcagaggtggaggcggaggcatTCGATGAGTCTAAGGATTTCGAGGAGAAGAgagtggaggtggtggtggaggggAACGGCGGGGGATTCGGCGGCGGAGATGGATATAACGGTGGCTGCGAAGGGGAGAGGAAGGTGGCGTCCGGGAGGTCCGCATCGGCGCCACGGAGGCAAGTGGACGCGTCGGAGAAAGCTCTGGTTTCGCCGAGGCTTGTCCGCCGGAAAGCTGCCAACGGCGACCGCCTTCAAGGTAAGAAAGGCAAAGTGAGGTGAGGTAATATCGATTTCTAGATTTTGCATTACATGCGAGGATGACGGGACGGTCGACGGATTTATGAAATGAAGTCAATATAAATAATCACATAATATCGCTTTTCCcgtgaaatttatttttttgggtcgaatttTTATTGATGTGATTGACTTCGTATTATTTCTAGGGGGCGAAACTTTGAGAAAACCCATGAGGAGATCCAACGAAAGTATGGAGAACATATGGAAAGCGATAGTTGAGGCGGGTGCGGGGAAATCGACGATATGGCCCGTGAAAGTAAACGATACCGACCGTCAGATCAGCTTGCTGGGGTCACCGTCGCCGTCTTCGATACGAAAATCAGCGACGTTTAGGGATCGCACCAACCAGCTGAGGAAGGAGCTGAGCCCGGACGAGCTCAATCGCCAGGTCGAGGCATTCATCAACAAGTTCAACAAAGAAATGAGGCTACAGAGACAAGAGTcattaaatcaattaaaggagACGATCAGTCGTGGAACGTAGGGCCGTAGAATTCGCCAAAGGAGTGAGCAAAGTGAAACGtttgacaagaaaaatgagtttcttttttttttttttgtgaaaatatagTGGgaggaaatgatttttattttatttttttcattttcccttggGACCTAAGTTTGTGAAAATTATTTCTAAGAGTCATACTATAGTTAGGTCCAAAAAACAGTTGTAattatttctttgttctttgttctttgGATGCCATATATTTTATAAGGGCCTTTGTGGGTTGGTGCAAGTTCTTGTACAGGAAAGATAGAAATACCAGATATGTTGATTCAATGTTGAAATGGAAAAGGaatatctttactttctttattttctttattttcaacgGTGcaaattctttattattttcttcttcttcttttttttgttttggtcagtctttattattttctttattaattataaattgtcaGTTCTTTATATCGCCTCCATTCTTTTGTAGTCATGGGCCCACGGGCTCTACTCTTTGGGCCTCACCGTATTGTCCATTTCGACCCGAATCAGCTTGGATTATAGTGTCTAACAATGGGTTACCAAAAGAGACAAATAGCAAGCTTTAGTTGCTACTTGGACAGAACTAAAGAAGTTAGTGCTAAGTataagggcccgtttggttcggctttggggaaatactcttgggaaaatgcaaatacctttgaggtaaagatgttttccgaaatgctagaCTTGTTTGAtaaactataactgaaaagtgTTTTAGAGAAATGCAAGACTGTTtgataaacatatatttgaaaagccctttagtgtgaccaaattaagtattttagttttagtatttttaaaattgcaaaaagaaacaataattatataacattttacattttcatgttgagagtgatgtaaaatatatatattagtaaatttatttaaaaattatattaaaagaatttgattatagattagatgcaaagctcaacttttggcctagggttcttttaggtttgttttcaactttgaataatttttttaattattgtagtattaatcatcttcgttaattaataatcattctagtgtattgataaaaaaaacattgggctattgattgtcaaaagataaaaatgaccaaaaaaatgtgaacccaacatttgcaaagggtttttattattttttaaaaataaaaataaaatccgatgaaaCTCGTCACCGATCGACAGTGGTTGAGGTGGGGAAGAtgatcggtttttttttttttttttaaaaaaagaagtcaacGGATGAATAGTAGAGGTGGACTTGCATTTCCGAAATATTGAAAGCCTAAAGCAGTCCCCACTTGCGTTGGGCTTTCGGCATTTCAAAGGCCAGCATTTGGCCAAGAACACCTCCAAATGCTTAACCAaatacttaaatttttttccaaaggaCTTTCGGGGttgaaagcccattgggaatgctgaaccaaacggggcctaaggGTGCTTAGGGAGCTTTCACCCAATGCCCATGCATAAGTGCAAAAGGCTTTAGACTAAAGGTTTTCACGACTAAAGGTTTTCACGAAGTGCTAATACTGTTTGGTAAACGTTATGGGTTTTTTGTAATgcgattttttaaataaaaaagaaagaaaatggagaaacaaaGGACCCATGGAGTATGAATTGCATTTGAACAATATATCATCTCTCGCATCCGCCACCTGCAAAACATAGGAGCGTGCAATGTGTACTGTTCGTAGAcaaacccaaattttttttagggacttttttgtcttttccattaattttgcttttaggttaaatgCTACACCTTTATATAGgcaataattaaatgctaaCCATTAAGacgttgaaaaagaaaataaagatgaaaggaaaagagaggagaaaaaaagtaagtttttttctctatgaaggttctcaatctttttgtgcCTTAACCTTAAAAGAACATCATCactgtattccaacttttttcaaACTCTAATAGATTCGCAAAATGCCTTTACGCGGGGACATAGCCCGAGTTTGTGTTTCTGATTCtactattttattattatattccacctatgaatttttttcttgcgTTATTTTTCTAGAACCGACATGCGATTTCATAACAACTGGTATTAGAGCCTGAGTTAGCTAATTGAGACCATCAAGGGGTTTTTAATGACGCTCAATAGAAAGCAAATAGTATGGCGGAAGATCAAATTAGAATCAATAAATTCGATGGGCAAGATTTAAAATTTGGTATCCAAATCGATGActatctttatcaaaaagatctctatgcaccactcGAGGGTTGGAAACCTGAGATTGCAAAAGTGGATCCCACAGTAGAATCGAGATGGAAAATTCTTGGTCGAAAAGCATTAAATGCAATTCGTTTAGGGCTGACAAAAAAGATGGGGTATCACATCGCGAAAATAAAAACTACAAAAGAAGCGATGGATATTTTAATGAATATTGACGAGAAGCCGTTCACGTTAAATCAGGTATTTTTGCTAAAGAAACTAGTTAATATAAAGTTATCTAACAAAGGTTCTATAGCAGaacatattaatagtttcacagGGGTCACGAGTCAATTGGAATCCGCAAGCATAAATCTAGATATGAAGTTTCAAGctctattatttttatgttccctTCCGAAAGTTACAACACCATAGTGCAAGAAAGTTCGAGCACCATAGATGATGATTTGACTCTTGATAATGTTGTGAGCAACATCATGGATAAAGAGATGCGAAGAAGACTCTCTagtggagataattttttgtcatttacaTCTTCAACGGTACTAGTAGTGGAGAACCATGGGAAGTTTACGAAAAGAAGCTTACAAAAAGATACtaaagatgagtgttggttttgtcaccaAACTAGACACCGGAGGTTTCAATGTGAAGCttacaaaaagaagcagcaaaatGAGAATCAATGAGCTAATGTGGTTAGCAATGAACCTTTGCTAGAGAACTTATGTTTATTTGTGAGATTTGACATGATGACAGACAAGTGGTTTATTAATTTTGGTGCTTATTTCCATTGCACCTCCTAAAGAGGCATATTTATTATTGATCATATTTATTGATTATGCCAATGGAGATTTCGAGCAAGTGGTTGTAAGAAATCGTGTGTCCGATTGTTGAAAATAAATAGTCACTGTGAACATCTCAGTTGAAGGACATCTAGTTTTACGTAAAACTAGATATATTTTAGGATTAAATAAAACTCCCATCTCAATtagtaaacttgaccaagaaggtttgATAACAACATTTGGATGTGGAGAGT
This region includes:
- the LOC104441068 gene encoding uncharacterized protein LOC104441068, whose protein sequence is MVSPSDLMASLKALLVSAGAVSIAAAALRASVPSTSADTLAALLSCFRPPYHFVVVNSIIIAIAVTSRCFHHPQPEAAAAPGRIGVVEVAEAAPVTEVEAEAFDESKDFEEKRVEVVVEGNGGGFGGGDGYNGGCEGERKVASGRSASAPRRQVDASEKALVSPRLVRRKAANGDRLQGGETLRKPMRRSNESMENIWKAIVEAGAGKSTIWPVKVNDTDRQISLLGSPSPSSIRKSATFRDRTNQLRKELSPDELNRQVEAFINKFNKEMRLQRQESLNQLKETISRGT